A single region of the Alteriqipengyuania flavescens genome encodes:
- a CDS encoding electron transfer flavoprotein subunit beta/FixA family protein, whose amino-acid sequence MKILVPVKRVIDYNVKPRVKADGSGVDLANVKMSMNPFDEIAVEEAIRLKEAGKAEEIVAVSIGPAKAQETLRTALAMGADRAILVETDDEVEPLAVAKILKAIAEDEQPGLVMLGKQSISDDSNQTGQMLAALMDRPQGTFANTVEVDGDYVTVKREIDGGLETVKLSLPAIVTTDLRLNEPRYASLPNIMKAKKKPLDTKTPADFGVDIAPRLTTTNVSEPPVRQAGEKVEDVDALVAKMKAMGIA is encoded by the coding sequence AGGCCGACGGGTCCGGCGTCGACCTCGCCAACGTCAAGATGAGCATGAACCCGTTCGACGAAATCGCAGTCGAGGAAGCCATCCGCCTGAAAGAGGCCGGCAAGGCGGAAGAAATCGTCGCCGTGTCGATCGGCCCGGCCAAGGCGCAGGAAACGTTGCGAACCGCCCTTGCCATGGGTGCAGACCGCGCGATCCTCGTTGAAACCGATGACGAGGTCGAACCCCTCGCGGTCGCCAAGATCCTGAAAGCCATCGCCGAAGACGAACAGCCCGGCCTCGTGATGCTGGGCAAGCAGTCGATTTCCGACGACAGCAACCAGACCGGCCAGATGCTCGCCGCGCTGATGGACCGGCCGCAGGGCACGTTCGCCAACACGGTCGAGGTCGACGGCGACTACGTTACCGTGAAGCGCGAGATCGACGGAGGCCTGGAAACCGTGAAGCTTTCGCTTCCCGCGATCGTCACCACCGACCTGCGCCTCAACGAGCCGCGCTATGCTTCGCTGCCGAACATCATGAAGGCGAAGAAGAAGCCGCTCGACACCAAGACCCCGGCGGATTTCGGCGTCGACATCGCGCCGCGCCTGACCACGACCAACGTGTCGGAGCCGCCCGTGCGGCAGGCCGGCGAAAAGGTCGAAGACGTCGATGCGCTGGTCGCCAAGATGAAGGCCATGGGCATCGCCTAG
- a CDS encoding electron transfer flavoprotein subunit alpha/FixB family protein has translation MKTLVWVEHDNSEMKDATLATVTAASKLGDVDLLVAGSGCSAVADQAAKIAGVGTVHLADDAAYEHALAENVAPLVAKLMDGFDAFLAPATTTGKNIAPRVAALLDVMQVSDILSVEGDKTFTRPIYAGNAIATVESSDPKLVITVRGTAFDKADAEGGSGSVSAVETTGDAGLSSFVSAEIAESERPELTSAKVIVSGGRALKDAETFEQIITPLADKLGAGIGASRAAVDAGYVPNDYQVGQTGKIVAPEVYIAVGISGAIQHLAGMKDSKTIIAINKDEDAPIFQVADIGLVADLYKAVPELTEKL, from the coding sequence ATGAAAACTCTCGTTTGGGTCGAACACGACAACAGCGAAATGAAGGACGCCACGCTGGCGACCGTCACCGCCGCATCGAAACTGGGCGACGTCGACCTCCTCGTCGCCGGATCGGGTTGTAGCGCCGTGGCTGACCAGGCCGCGAAGATCGCGGGCGTGGGCACAGTCCACCTCGCCGACGATGCCGCCTACGAACACGCGCTGGCAGAAAATGTCGCGCCGCTGGTCGCCAAGCTGATGGACGGCTTCGACGCCTTCCTCGCGCCCGCCACCACCACCGGCAAGAACATCGCCCCGCGCGTCGCCGCCCTGCTCGACGTGATGCAGGTGTCGGACATCCTGTCGGTCGAAGGCGACAAGACCTTCACCCGGCCGATCTATGCCGGCAACGCCATCGCCACGGTGGAATCGAGCGACCCGAAGCTCGTCATCACCGTGCGCGGCACGGCCTTCGACAAGGCCGATGCGGAAGGCGGATCGGGCAGCGTCTCGGCGGTCGAGACCACCGGCGATGCCGGCCTGTCGAGCTTCGTCAGCGCGGAAATCGCCGAGAGTGAGCGCCCTGAACTGACCAGCGCCAAGGTCATCGTGTCCGGCGGCCGCGCGCTGAAGGATGCCGAAACGTTCGAGCAGATCATCACCCCGCTCGCCGACAAGCTCGGTGCGGGCATCGGCGCATCGCGCGCCGCGGTGGATGCAGGCTACGTGCCCAACGATTACCAGGTCGGCCAGACCGGCAAGATCGTGGCGCCCGAAGTCTACATCGCCGTCGGCATTTCCGGCGCGATCCAGCATCTGGCCGGCATGAAGGATTCCAAGACCATCATCGCCATCAACAAGGATGAAGACGCTCCGATCTTCCAGGTCGCCGACATCGGTCTCGTCGCCGATCTCTACAAGGCGGTGCCGGAACTGACCGAAAAGCTCTGA
- a CDS encoding GNAT family N-acetyltransferase: MSAPFLVTERLELWLPEAGDWRETHEIISHPETARYLGPPSEPARTFERFQKNGGSWLLHGYGMLLVREAGERRIIGQAGIFHTFRDIGEDFDDGPEAGWIMRPEAGGKGLASEAMRAIYAWFDTEFGRRSVCMITRGNAASVKLAETLGFTLMRSIEKDGDTLDLFERRAARADTL; this comes from the coding sequence GTGAGCGCGCCGTTCCTTGTGACCGAGCGGCTGGAGCTATGGCTGCCCGAGGCCGGCGACTGGCGCGAAACTCACGAAATCATCTCGCATCCGGAAACCGCGCGCTACCTCGGCCCGCCGAGCGAGCCTGCGCGCACTTTCGAACGTTTCCAGAAGAACGGCGGGAGCTGGCTGCTGCACGGTTACGGCATGCTGCTGGTGCGTGAAGCGGGCGAGCGGCGGATCATCGGCCAGGCCGGCATCTTCCACACCTTCCGCGATATCGGGGAGGATTTCGACGACGGCCCGGAAGCCGGCTGGATCATGCGGCCCGAAGCGGGCGGGAAAGGCCTCGCATCGGAAGCGATGCGCGCGATCTACGCGTGGTTCGATACCGAGTTCGGCCGCCGCAGCGTGTGCATGATCACTCGCGGCAATGCAGCCTCGGTAAAACTCGCCGAAACGCTCGGTTTCACCCTTATGCGGTCCATCGAAAAGGACGGCGACACGCTCGACCTGTTCGAACGCCGCGCAGCCCGCGCCGACACCCTATAG
- a CDS encoding DUF445 domain-containing protein: MTAAASPLLQDRARRMRIAATGMLVVMAAVFLVSGRFEGAHWAWGYVHAFAEAGLVGGLADWFAVTALFRRPLGLPIPHTAIIPENKDRIADTMAVFLRENFLIPQVVARRMKDMNLAGAAGNFLSEPGREGPSRIRAGATELFAELLESLDPERLGTQVRSGLASQLERIEVAPLFGRMMEVAMADRKHLPLVDSTIRWAGLVLEDNETMVRDMIHDRANALLRFTGLDERLANSVLDGLYKLLAEVLVDPNHPLRDKLEEGLETLARDLQHDEDFRARVEKLKNELIANPAVAEWWQRVWERIRQSLIKRARDPQSSLGAQFAESLDDLGNALREDERLQWQINRFARRTAVGVATRHGDQIVQLVSETVRRWDARTLTDRLEGAVGRDLQFIRINGTLVGGLVGLTLHGLTQLW; the protein is encoded by the coding sequence ATGACCGCCGCCGCTTCGCCCCTGTTGCAGGACCGCGCCCGAAGGATGCGGATCGCCGCCACCGGCATGCTGGTGGTAATGGCCGCCGTCTTCCTCGTCTCCGGCCGGTTCGAAGGCGCGCACTGGGCATGGGGCTATGTCCATGCCTTTGCCGAGGCCGGCCTTGTCGGCGGACTGGCGGACTGGTTCGCGGTCACCGCGCTGTTCCGCCGCCCGCTCGGCCTGCCGATTCCGCACACGGCGATCATCCCGGAGAACAAGGACCGCATCGCCGACACGATGGCGGTCTTCCTGCGCGAGAATTTCCTCATCCCGCAGGTCGTGGCGCGGCGGATGAAGGACATGAACCTCGCCGGGGCGGCGGGCAATTTCCTGTCCGAACCGGGCCGGGAAGGACCATCGCGCATCCGTGCGGGCGCGACCGAGCTGTTCGCCGAACTGCTCGAATCGCTCGATCCCGAACGGCTCGGCACGCAGGTCCGCTCCGGTCTCGCCAGCCAGCTCGAACGGATCGAAGTCGCGCCGTTGTTCGGGCGGATGATGGAAGTCGCCATGGCCGACCGCAAGCACCTGCCGCTCGTCGACAGCACCATCCGCTGGGCCGGGCTGGTCCTGGAAGACAACGAGACGATGGTGCGCGACATGATCCACGACCGGGCGAATGCGCTGTTGCGCTTCACCGGGCTGGACGAGCGGCTGGCCAATTCCGTGCTCGACGGGCTTTACAAGCTGCTGGCCGAAGTGCTGGTCGATCCCAACCATCCGCTGCGCGACAAGCTGGAAGAGGGGCTGGAAACCCTCGCCCGCGACTTGCAGCATGACGAGGATTTCCGCGCCCGCGTGGAGAAGCTGAAGAACGAGCTGATCGCCAACCCGGCGGTGGCGGAATGGTGGCAGCGCGTGTGGGAGCGGATCCGCCAGAGCCTGATCAAGCGGGCGCGCGATCCGCAAAGCTCGCTCGGCGCGCAATTCGCCGAAAGCCTCGACGATCTCGGCAACGCCCTGCGCGAGGACGAACGCCTGCAGTGGCAGATCAACCGTTTCGCCCGCCGCACCGCCGTGGGCGTCGCCACCCGCCACGGCGACCAGATCGTGCAGCTGGTGTCGGAAACCGTACGCCGCTGGGATGCGCGCACGCTGACCGACCGGCTGGAAGGCGCGGTCGGGCGCGACCTGCAGTTCATCCGCATCAACGGCACGCTGGTGGGCGGCCTCGTTGGCCTGACGCTACACGGGCTGACGCAACTGTGGTGA